A part of Limihaloglobus sulfuriphilus genomic DNA contains:
- a CDS encoding replication-associated recombination protein A: MPKQIDANLFSENEDKTIFQNAPLAVRMRPEVIEDFAGQQHFIGPGRLLRRMLDARRLASLIFYGPPGVGKTTLAMVISNTIEARFIYLNAPCSSVSKVREVIELARNRLLRGEGKTVLFLDEIHRFNRAQQDSLLNDVENGVITLIAATTENPFFSVNTPLISRSTVFQFEPLSVGDIVNLLKRAISDADKGLGNYNIEADDEALEFIAARCDGDARRALNALEVAVLSSCKSSMGQKVHLDKQLAADSIQKKAIRSDAAGDQHYNLASALQKSIRGSDPDAAVYWLARLIAGGEDLRFISRRIAVCAAEDIGNADPIASVLTNSCIQIAEFVGFPEAQIPLAQAVTYLASAPKSNSAVTAISEAVADINGGRTIEVPPHLRDGHYPGAKELGNAQDYKYPHSYPGGYVVQDYLGVELDKKYYRPKDIGREKVIRQHLEHLEELKKGGK; this comes from the coding sequence ATGCCAAAACAAATAGACGCAAATCTGTTTTCAGAGAACGAAGATAAAACAATCTTCCAAAATGCCCCGCTTGCCGTGCGTATGCGTCCCGAGGTGATAGAGGACTTTGCCGGACAGCAGCATTTCATCGGCCCCGGGCGTCTTTTGCGGCGAATGCTGGATGCCAGACGGCTTGCCAGCCTTATATTTTACGGCCCGCCCGGCGTTGGCAAGACCACGCTTGCCATGGTAATCTCAAACACCATAGAAGCGCGTTTTATCTATCTGAACGCTCCCTGCTCGAGTGTCTCAAAGGTGCGTGAGGTGATAGAGCTTGCCCGTAATCGGCTGTTGCGGGGTGAGGGTAAAACAGTTCTGTTTCTCGATGAGATTCACCGTTTCAACCGTGCCCAGCAAGACAGCCTGCTAAATGACGTTGAAAACGGTGTTATTACGCTGATCGCGGCGACGACCGAGAACCCGTTTTTTTCGGTGAATACGCCGCTGATAAGCCGAAGCACTGTCTTTCAGTTTGAGCCGCTATCTGTTGGTGATATTGTAAACTTGCTGAAAAGGGCGATAAGCGACGCTGATAAGGGGCTGGGCAATTACAATATTGAAGCAGACGACGAAGCTCTGGAATTTATAGCCGCGCGATGTGACGGAGATGCCAGGCGAGCCCTGAATGCTCTGGAAGTAGCCGTGCTGAGCAGCTGCAAAAGCAGTATGGGCCAGAAAGTGCACCTGGACAAACAGCTTGCCGCGGATTCCATACAGAAAAAGGCGATTCGCTCAGATGCCGCCGGCGACCAGCATTACAACCTTGCCAGTGCATTGCAGAAGAGCATAAGAGGCTCCGACCCCGACGCGGCGGTTTACTGGCTTGCCAGGCTTATTGCCGGCGGTGAAGATTTACGTTTTATCTCGCGGCGGATTGCGGTCTGCGCCGCCGAGGATATCGGAAACGCCGACCCGATAGCCTCAGTGCTTACTAACTCCTGTATTCAGATAGCCGAATTTGTCGGCTTTCCAGAGGCTCAGATACCACTGGCCCAGGCAGTTACATATCTCGCCTCGGCACCAAAATCCAACTCCGCGGTTACTGCCATTTCAGAAGCTGTTGCGGATATAAACGGTGGCAGAACGATTGAAGTGCCGCCGCATCTGCGTGACGGCCATTATCCCGGCGCAAAAGAGCTTGGCAATGCACAGGATTATAAATACCCGCACAGTTATCCCGGAGGATATGTAGTTCAGGATTACCTGGGCGTTGAGTTGGACAAAAAATATTACCGGCCCAAAGATATCGGCCGCGAAAAGGTTATCAGGCAGCACCTCGAACACCTTGAAGAGTTGAAGAAGGGCGGCAAGTGA
- a CDS encoding 5-formyltetrahydrofolate cyclo-ligase, whose amino-acid sequence MRKAVEERLKCLDGFDILKASLDISRRFFDLEEYRGARSIMIYSSIHGEVDTELIMDMSWRLNKNIIYPAICWERRELVPVKIDSAKELRPGRWGLLEPVNMEPYPLEEIDVVVAPGLAFDLCGNRLGRGGGYYDRFLSRKHDADVVALAFSCQLQRYVPTDENDKMVDILITENMTAHCAKLYN is encoded by the coding sequence ATGAGAAAAGCCGTAGAAGAACGGCTAAAATGTCTTGACGGATTCGATATTCTCAAGGCAAGCCTCGATATTTCGCGGCGTTTTTTTGACCTCGAAGAGTACCGTGGGGCACGCAGTATCATGATTTACAGCTCGATTCACGGCGAGGTCGATACCGAGCTGATAATGGATATGTCATGGCGGCTGAACAAGAATATCATTTATCCTGCTATCTGCTGGGAAAGACGTGAGCTTGTGCCGGTAAAAATAGATTCAGCAAAAGAGCTACGCCCGGGCAGATGGGGCCTGCTTGAGCCGGTGAATATGGAACCATATCCTCTCGAGGAGATTGATGTTGTCGTGGCGCCGGGGCTGGCGTTTGACCTTTGCGGAAACCGGCTTGGCAGGGGCGGCGGATATTATGACCGCTTTCTAAGTCGAAAACATGATGCCGACGTGGTGGCGCTTGCCTTCAGCTGCCAGCTTCAAAGGTATGTGCCTACAGATGAAAACGACAAGATGGTGGATATCCTTATAACTGAGAACATGACCGCGCATTGCGCAAAGCTCTACAATTAA